CCACCAAATATTTTGCTGTCTTATTGTATTCTGTAATGTAAAATTTATCGCTAAAAAAACAAGCCCACAGATGTGGGCTTGCTAATTATATGTAAGGTGGGTGAAGTACCTTAACCTCAATGGCATAGGTTTCTTGGGCACACTAACTATTTTCCGTTAGTGTTTTCCTAGTCTTGCAACTAGCTCCTCAAGCGTAAATTCCGGTACTCCTTACCGTACTGGGTAACAATTATATCATCGCTTTTGAAAACCGCCACTATCAAACTCAAAAACCTGGTCAATGGAGACCAGGTTCGCTCAAATTCACAGTTTTCAAATCGTTAAACTTGTTAAGTGATTACAAAAATCAACTACTAGGGTGGACTTTACGGTTAGCAACTTCAGCATTTTTTGTTTTTCCGCTTTGGGATTTGGCTTTGCCTTTTTTTTAAAAAGCTTTATTTGCCACTTCACTATTTAAGATGCTGAAACTTGCTTGGGCTGATGACGGAAGACACCTGGTCATGTGCCCTTTGGTTTGGTTGTGCTTTATCTGGTGTCCTATAAATACAATCTAGCACTGGGATAATTAACCGCAACTCTTTGTTTACCAAAGTTGATGTTTTGTTTAATTCTGCAATACAGTTTGAAACTTTTACACATAGGCTTGCTAATTTAATGGTGCGGGCTAGGATGCGATCGCCAAAACCTTAAATTAGAAAAAAACCCGCCCATAGCCATAAAGCTAGCCAAACTGATTTAAATCTTTCTTCTAAGTAAAAAGTCAAGAGTTACTTTGGACTCTTGACTTTTGACTATTTCAAGCAAAAATTAGCTTACCATTCCCACATCACAGCACTTTCATCTAGGCGATCGGTGACAATTCGCCCAATAGCATCAATTTCTGCAAGTTCAGCGTCAGAAAGTTTCACTTCAGCAGCTAATGCATTATCTTTTGCTTGTTGGGGATAACGCGCACCTGCGATCGCATTTGTTTGAGGCTGCGCAATTAACCAGGCTAGCGCTAACTGAGCCAGGGTGGCATTATGTTTCTCAGCAATAGGGCGCAGTTTATCTAAAGCTTGTTGGGCGCGTTCAAAGTTTTCACCTTGAAACAGCTTATTTGAAGCACGATTATCTGCTGGGTCAAATTTAGTTCCGCGAGCAAATTTACCTGTTAATAATCCCTGTGCTAAAGATGAATACGCCAGAATAGAAATCTGATTCTCGCTACAATAAGGCCTTAAATCTTTTTCTATCTGTCGCCAAAACAAAGAATAAGGCGGTTGTAAACTATCAATTCGTCCATACTTGGATGCTTCTGCTAATTGTTCGCGAGAAAAATTAGAAACACCAATAGCGCGAATTTTACCTTGCTCTTTTAGCGAGTTGAGAGCATTCATTGTTTCTTCAATGGGGACAATTTCACTATTAAAAGCACCAGATGGCCAATGAATTTGGTAGAGGTCGATATAGTCGGTTTTGAGGTTTTTTAAAGAACGTTCGCAAGCCTCTATTACTTGCTGATATTTGAGATGATTGGCAAAAACTTTGGTAGCATACTGCACGCGATGTCTACCGACAAGCCGCGCCGCGTCTACGCGCACATCAGATAAAGCTTCAGCTACAATTCTCTCAGAATGTCCATCCCCGTAGACTTCGGCGGTATCAATAGTAGTAATCCCAGCTTCAAATGCGGCGCGAATTGTTTGAATTGAGTCGCTATCCTCAATTCCTACCCACATTTTTTTACCAGCTTGCCAGGTTCCCATTAAGATAGGCGTAATTTCTACATCTGATTTTCCTAGTGTTCGCTTTTCCATAATTAGGCAATATGCAACTTAATATTCCGTAATATGAAAGTAGCAAAAAATGCTCATAAAAAACTCCACCTCCAAGCGGATGAAGTTTTTGAGCATGAGGATTATTCTTAAGATTAGGAACGTTTCACAGGATTCATCCAAGCTTCCAAACGACTAAAGGCTTGAGAAGAAAGTAAGGTTAAGCATAAGTAAACCACAGCAACAGCAGAATAAATTTCAAAGGCGCGATAGTTATCTGCAACAATCAATTGTCCTTTGCGAAATAATTCTTCAAAACCAATTACTGCAACTAAACTTGTATCTTTTAACAAGCTGATAAACTCATTACCCAAAGGCGGAATCATCCGCCGAAAAGCTTGGGGGAAAATTACATAGCGCATGGTTTGTACAGAACTTAAACCTAGCGATTGTGATGCTTCTGCTTGTCCTGGTTCAATTGATTGAATTCCTGCACGGACAATTTCGGCAATGTAGGCGGCGCTATTCAAACTTAAAGCAACTACTCCAGCAACTAGGCGATCGAAGGAGAAAGTAAAACCCAGTTCTTGCGCGATCGCAGGTATGCCAAAATAAATCATAAAAATCTGCACTAGTAAAGGTGTGCCGCGGAAAAAATCCACATAAGCCCGCGCTATCCAACGCACAGATGCAATCCGGGAAAGACGGATAATCCCAATTAGGGAACCACCAACTAAACCCAGTACTACAGAAAGTACTGTTAGTTGCAGTGTGACTAATACTCCTTGTAAGAGTGTGGGTAAAGACCGCCAAATTACGCCCAATGAAGCAAATAAGCCAGTTACACCGCCAGCTTGGTTTGCAAAAGGTGATGTAGCTGGTAAGCTTGGGGGGTCGGCTTTAAACCATTTGCGATAAATTTGGGTGTAAGTGCCATTTTTGAGAATTTTATCAATACCATCGTTGATTAATGCTAAGTTAGCTGAGTTTTTCGGTGTGGCAATGCCGTAATATTCTTCTGTTAGCAATTGCTCTACGACTTTCAGCCCTTTGAGATTGCCAGTATTAATTGCATATAAAGTAACAGGAGCATCGTTAATTACGGCATCCACATTTCTATTAGCTAATTCTTGCAGTGCTAAAGGTGCAGAATCGAAACTGCGAATTTTCGCCCCCGGAATATCCTGTGCTTTCTTGGCTCCCGTTGTACCAATTTGTACAGCAATTTTTTTATTTTTCAGACTATCAAAGTTAGTAATATCTTGGTTATCGCTGCGAATTGCGATCGCCAACCCGGCTTTAAAATAAGGGCGAGAAAAAGAAACAGTCTTAGCTCTCTCCTCGGTAATCGTAATCGAACTAATTGCCGCATCTACCGTTTTGGCTTGCAAGGCCGGGATAATGCCATCAAAAGGCACACTTTGAAACTCTATTTTAAAGTTAGCTGCCTGTGCGATCGCATTCATCAAATCAAGAGAAAAACCTTGCGGCTTACCATCAGTTCCCAGAAACTCAAAAGGTGGAAATGCTGGTTCATTTGCAACCCGCAGAGTTTTTCCCGCACTGGAGTTTACACTACAGCCAGTTAGTAATAACAAGCTCAAACAACCCAGCAGACACCAGCGTAGCCATCGTTTGTGGAGAAGAGGCTTTTTATCGCCAAACAAAACAGGAGTAGACTTTTGAGAGACTGATTGGTAATTAAGTAGATTCACGATCGCATTATTTAAATAATTTTCCTTAATTTGCCATAGGTTCCAGAGAGTGTGGGGAGGGTGGGGAGTGTGGGGAGAAAAAACTAATGACAAATGACAAATGACTACCGTCGCTTTTTCCCACGCTGCCAACTTTGGCTGTTTGCTTGTTTGGTAAATTCACCTTGGGGAAATAATCGCTGTTCTAATTCTTCATAGCTACCTTCAAAATCACAATGTCCGTAAAGGGGACATTTCTGACAATAAACGCCTTTGGTGTAACGTTCTAAGTTTTCGCGGTTGAAATAATAGGGTTTATGACTAAAGGTGCTAGCAACCCACTGCCATGACATATTATTACTAGCTGGATCGCCATCTAAAAGATGTTGGAGAAACCATTTAGCTCCCGCTTGCCAGCGAATTCGCCGCCAATGGACGATATAAGCTGCTAACCACATCCGTGCATGATTGTGTAGATAGCCAATTTTTCGTAAGTCGTGGCTAAAATTATCGATGCAAACTCGTCCTGTATTTCCTTCGCGGATGTCATTTGGTAAATCAGGTGCGTAATTTTGCGCTATATAACCAGTTTTGTATGCTTCTTGGTCTTGCCAAATCCCATCACCTAGCTTGGCATATAATCGCTGCCAATAGTCACGCCAGCCCAATTCGTTAATTAGCTTAGTAGCATCTTCTGGGTGTTGTACTTGTTGCAGTACATAATCCCGAATTTCTCGCAAACTCAGAACTCCATAACGAATATAAGGTGAAAGCTTAGTTACTGCTCCTGTGAAAAAATTACGTGTTTTTCCGTATGTTACTGGATCTACTTTTTTTAGTGCTTGTTCCGCAGCTTGGCGTCCTCCGACTATTTCGCTAATATCGCGATCGCGTTCTGCCGCAGCTGGAAATTCTTGGCGGAGATAGTTGATTAACTCATCACGATTAGCAAATTCACGTTGCATAGAAGAAAGTTCCTTCAGAGTAGAGTAGGGTGCGGCTTGGTGTGAAAAATCGCTAAAAACTCTTTACAGGAAAATCAAAGCGATAACGGTAAACTAGCAGATAAAACTGTTACTTTGCTGACGCGATGAGCTTCTGCATCAATCCCCAATGCACAAACCCGCAAAATAGCGATGATGAACTATTTTGTATTAGTTGCGGCTCAGAACTACTACTACAAGGCCGTTATCGGGTCGTGCGTAAATTAGGTGGTGGTGGCTTTGCAGTAACTTTTGAGGCCATAGAAGTCCGGACTAACACGCCCAAAGTTCTGAAAGTGTTAACTAACAACCATCCAAAAGCAGTCGAATTATTTCAGCAAGAAGCAGAAGTTTTAAGCAAGCTTCATCATCCTGGTATTCCCCAAGTTGAGCGCGATGCTTACTTTGTGTATTTTCCCAGAAATAGCCAAAACCCAATCCATTGTTTTGTCATGGAAAAAATTGTGGGTATGGATTTGCAGAAATATATGGAAAATCGGGAGATGCGACCGATTGACCAAAATTTGGCTATTGCATGGCTGAGAGAATTAGTGCTTATTCTGGATCGGGTACACAACCAAAACTTTTTCCATAGGGATATCAAACCACCAAATATCATGCTAAGGTCAAATTCTGGCGAACTAGCATTGATTGACTTTGGTACAGCCAGGGAACTTACACAAACTTATTATTTTGCTCAGGCTCAAGGTCAGGTGACAGGAATTATGTCTGCTGGTTACACGCCAACAGAACAAATGAACGGTAAAGCTGTCCTGCAATCAGATTTTTTTGCCTTAGGACGCACATTTGTATATTTACTAACAGGGAAACAACCTAACGATCCAGAAGTTTATAATTCTTACACTAATGAGATGGGTTGGCGGAGTTATGCTCCTCATATTTCACCTCTGCTAGCAGATTTAATTGACCAGATGATGGCACAGATACCCAGCCAGCGACCAGCCAATACTCAAGAGATTTTACAACGTTTAACAGATATAGAGCGAAGTTTACAACCTCCTCCTCCACCGCCACCACCACCAAAATTGCCAAGGCGGCGTTTAATTCAAATGCTGGGCTTTGGTAGTATTGGGCTAGCTGTTCCATTGCTATCATATACATTTCTTTTTAAGGATAAATCTACTCTCACTGTCTCCAGTAGTGGATCTGGTGACTATAAAACTATTAGTGAAGCGATTAAAAATGCCCAACCTAATACGCGCATTCTTGTACGTCCAGGTCTTTACCAAGAAAGTATAATTATCAACAAACCACTAAAGATTATTGGTGATGGGCCTGTAACTAGCATCATCATCGAAAATAGCAACTCAAATTGCCTTGTTATGCAAACAGACCAAGCCGAAGTTCGAGGTTTAACTTTGCGTGGTTTTGCAGGACAGACGCAAAACAAATTTTTTACTGTAGACATTCCTCAAGGACAGCTAGTGTTAGCTGAGTGCGATATCACTTCCGATTCGCTTTCTTGCGTCAGCGTTCAAGGTGCTACAGCTAACCCGATTATCCAAAAATGCACAATCCACAATGGCGAACAGGCTGGAATCTTTTTCCAAAATAACAGTCGTGGCACAGTAGAAGATTGTGATATTTTCGGCAATGGTTTATCAGGTATAGCAATTAGAGAAAATAGCAACCCCATTATTCAACGGTGCAAACTCCACGATGGTAAACAAGGCGGCGTTCTTGTTTATGAGAAGGGACAGGGAACAGTGGAAGATTGCGAGATATTCGGACATTCTTTATCAGGGGTAGAAATTAGAACAAATGGTAACGCTATAATTCGGCGGTGCAAAATTAATCAAAATAAAGGGCGTGCCATTTATGTACACGATAATGGTTTGGGTACGGTGGAAAACTGCGATTTAACCGGCAATGCTCTCGGTGCTTTTAATATTGATGCTAGTTCTCAGGTTGTGCGTAGTGGGAACACAGAATAGTCTCACACAGAGCAGAGAGTTTGGTGGGAGTGACAAATATCGGTAAAATTCTAAAGCGATCGCTATTCCCCAAATATGAGCAACATTCTTCAAGTCGGACAACTAGCCCCTGATTTCTCGATTCCTGACCAACATGAAAGTCCCGTCAGTCTAAGCGATTTTAGCGGTCAATGGGTTGTCCTTTATTTCTACCCCAAAGACGACACGCCAGGTTGTACTACTGAAGCTAAAGATTTTAGTGAATTAAATAAAGATTTCAGCGCCCTAGGAGCGAAAATCTTAGGTGTGAGTCCAGATTCTGGGAAGTCTCATTGTAAATTTATCAGCAAACATAACTTAACAATTACCCTCCTAAGCGACCCAGAACATGAGTTAGCTGAAACTTACGGTGTTTGGCAATTGAAAAAGTTTATGGGTAAGGAATACATGGGTGTTGTTCGCTCAACTTTCCTCATCGATGCTGAGGGACACATTGCTTATACCTGGACTAATGTCAAAGTTAAAAGTCATGCTCAACAAGTTTTAACTAAATTGCAAGAATTAGCAGCTATCTTAAGTTCTTCATCCTAGAATGAAGAAGAGGTTGCAATAATCTATGGTTCAAATTATTCAAGGGCAAAATGTCACTCTCGCATATTTAAAAGAAAACTTTGCTCTTAAGAAAGCTGATGATGAGCAATTTTTTACAGAGTGGTTTGAAAATTTACCTGGAATAACAGAATTAGAAAAGCAATATTTAGATAGAGTTAAAACTAACTATCTCAGCTTACTTGAAAATGCTCCTCTTTTGGAAGAGGCAGTCAAATTAGTAGTATTGTCTCCCTTACTAGATTTAGCTGGTTTTTATCGCCCTCCTTTTTATATCGCTACAGAAGAAAGTATAGAAATTAGCGAAGATTTAATTATAGGTAATGCAGATAAGAAAGCAGAAGAAAAAGAAATTATCAAAGGTAAAATTGATGTACTAGTTATCCAAAATA
The genomic region above belongs to Calothrix sp. NIES-2098 and contains:
- a CDS encoding aldo/keto reductase codes for the protein MEKRTLGKSDVEITPILMGTWQAGKKMWVGIEDSDSIQTIRAAFEAGITTIDTAEVYGDGHSERIVAEALSDVRVDAARLVGRHRVQYATKVFANHLKYQQVIEACERSLKNLKTDYIDLYQIHWPSGAFNSEIVPIEETMNALNSLKEQGKIRAIGVSNFSREQLAEASKYGRIDSLQPPYSLFWRQIEKDLRPYCSENQISILAYSSLAQGLLTGKFARGTKFDPADNRASNKLFQGENFERAQQALDKLRPIAEKHNATLAQLALAWLIAQPQTNAIAGARYPQQAKDNALAAEVKLSDAELAEIDAIGRIVTDRLDESAVMWEW
- a CDS encoding alkyl hydroperoxide reductase/ thiol specific antioxidant/ Mal allergen, whose translation is MSNILQVGQLAPDFSIPDQHESPVSLSDFSGQWVVLYFYPKDDTPGCTTEAKDFSELNKDFSALGAKILGVSPDSGKSHCKFISKHNLTITLLSDPEHELAETYGVWQLKKFMGKEYMGVVRSTFLIDAEGHIAYTWTNVKVKSHAQQVLTKLQELAAILSSSS
- a CDS encoding serine/threonine protein kinase, with protein sequence MSFCINPQCTNPQNSDDELFCISCGSELLLQGRYRVVRKLGGGGFAVTFEAIEVRTNTPKVLKVLTNNHPKAVELFQQEAEVLSKLHHPGIPQVERDAYFVYFPRNSQNPIHCFVMEKIVGMDLQKYMENREMRPIDQNLAIAWLRELVLILDRVHNQNFFHRDIKPPNIMLRSNSGELALIDFGTARELTQTYYFAQAQGQVTGIMSAGYTPTEQMNGKAVLQSDFFALGRTFVYLLTGKQPNDPEVYNSYTNEMGWRSYAPHISPLLADLIDQMMAQIPSQRPANTQEILQRLTDIERSLQPPPPPPPPPKLPRRRLIQMLGFGSIGLAVPLLSYTFLFKDKSTLTVSSSGSGDYKTISEAIKNAQPNTRILVRPGLYQESIIINKPLKIIGDGPVTSIIIENSNSNCLVMQTDQAEVRGLTLRGFAGQTQNKFFTVDIPQGQLVLAECDITSDSLSCVSVQGATANPIIQKCTIHNGEQAGIFFQNNSRGTVEDCDIFGNGLSGIAIRENSNPIIQRCKLHDGKQGGVLVYEKGQGTVEDCEIFGHSLSGVEIRTNGNAIIRRCKINQNKGRAIYVHDNGLGTVENCDLTGNALGAFNIDASSQVVRSGNTE
- a CDS encoding polar amino acid ABC transporter inner membrane subunit yields the protein MAAWEKATVVICHLSLVFSPHTPHPPHTLWNLWQIKENYLNNAIVNLLNYQSVSQKSTPVLFGDKKPLLHKRWLRWCLLGCLSLLLLTGCSVNSSAGKTLRVANEPAFPPFEFLGTDGKPQGFSLDLMNAIAQAANFKIEFQSVPFDGIIPALQAKTVDAAISSITITEERAKTVSFSRPYFKAGLAIAIRSDNQDITNFDSLKNKKIAVQIGTTGAKKAQDIPGAKIRSFDSAPLALQELANRNVDAVINDAPVTLYAINTGNLKGLKVVEQLLTEEYYGIATPKNSANLALINDGIDKILKNGTYTQIYRKWFKADPPSLPATSPFANQAGGVTGLFASLGVIWRSLPTLLQGVLVTLQLTVLSVVLGLVGGSLIGIIRLSRIASVRWIARAYVDFFRGTPLLVQIFMIYFGIPAIAQELGFTFSFDRLVAGVVALSLNSAAYIAEIVRAGIQSIEPGQAEASQSLGLSSVQTMRYVIFPQAFRRMIPPLGNEFISLLKDTSLVAVIGFEELFRKGQLIVADNYRAFEIYSAVAVVYLCLTLLSSQAFSRLEAWMNPVKRS
- a CDS encoding deoxyribodipyrimidine photolyase-like protein, with translation MQREFANRDELINYLRQEFPAAAERDRDISEIVGGRQAAEQALKKVDPVTYGKTRNFFTGAVTKLSPYIRYGVLSLREIRDYVLQQVQHPEDATKLINELGWRDYWQRLYAKLGDGIWQDQEAYKTGYIAQNYAPDLPNDIREGNTGRVCIDNFSHDLRKIGYLHNHARMWLAAYIVHWRRIRWQAGAKWFLQHLLDGDPASNNMSWQWVASTFSHKPYYFNRENLERYTKGVYCQKCPLYGHCDFEGSYEELEQRLFPQGEFTKQANSQSWQRGKKRR